In Amycolatopsis coloradensis, one genomic interval encodes:
- a CDS encoding SgcJ/EcaC family oxidoreductase, with translation MPTTNSWGNATSILADHAVKEDTAFYRSFTSEDEKAVLTVPQRIQDAWLKNDADTFADVFAENGSLLLQDNQLTSREQIRDFMRAGFQGGLKGAHVYGWPLEVKFLGPNVAIVITEGGIIRAGESEIAPENQIRAVWTVVRGEDGELSLFSHQSSPIKG, from the coding sequence GTGCCGACCACCAATTCGTGGGGCAACGCCACGTCGATTCTCGCCGACCACGCGGTCAAAGAGGACACGGCGTTCTACCGTTCATTCACCAGTGAAGACGAAAAGGCCGTCCTCACGGTACCGCAGCGCATTCAGGACGCCTGGCTGAAGAACGACGCCGACACGTTCGCCGACGTCTTCGCCGAGAACGGCAGCCTGCTGCTGCAGGACAACCAGCTGACCAGCCGGGAGCAGATCCGCGACTTCATGCGCGCAGGTTTCCAGGGCGGCCTCAAAGGAGCGCACGTCTACGGCTGGCCGCTCGAGGTCAAGTTCCTCGGTCCGAACGTCGCGATCGTCATCACCGAAGGCGGGATCATCCGGGCGGGCGAGTCCGAGATCGCGCCGGAGAACCAGATCCGTGCGGTGTGGACGGTCGTTCGCGGCGAAGACGGCGAGCTGAGCCTCTTCTCGCACCAGAGCAGCCCCATCAAGGGCTGA
- a CDS encoding SgcJ/EcaC family oxidoreductase: MSAPTDDDQTRLDDYYGPFVGEKEKEALDVPLRLIAAWAKNDGYGVAEQFTEDGILILPGDVLKKGRDAIGSFMTAAYAGPFKDSGVTGKPVDVRFVSDTVALLRTHGGILAPGETEIDEELAVRSTWVVVKKDDEWQLAVYQNSPRGAGATLRW, translated from the coding sequence GTGTCTGCACCCACTGACGACGACCAGACCAGGCTGGACGACTACTACGGCCCCTTCGTCGGAGAGAAGGAAAAGGAAGCCCTTGACGTCCCGTTGCGCCTTATCGCCGCATGGGCGAAGAACGACGGCTACGGCGTCGCCGAGCAGTTCACCGAGGACGGCATCCTCATCCTCCCCGGTGACGTGCTGAAGAAGGGCCGGGACGCGATCGGCTCGTTCATGACCGCCGCCTACGCCGGCCCGTTCAAGGACAGCGGCGTCACCGGCAAGCCGGTCGACGTCCGGTTCGTCTCGGACACCGTCGCACTGCTGCGCACCCACGGCGGCATTCTCGCCCCCGGCGAGACCGAAATCGACGAAGAGCTCGCGGTGCGCTCCACCTGGGTCGTCGTGAAGAAGGACGACGAGTGGCAGCTCGCGGTCTATCAGAACAGCCCCCGCGGCGCCGGCGCAACGCTCCGCTGGTAA
- a CDS encoding SgcJ/EcaC family oxidoreductase — protein MSEKAATLVAGAKQWATYYGKFTQGEESVALTAPLRARAAWDANDADAFADLFTANGSILVDDTQLTDPEAIRLFFKEAFAGALRGTTLVMEPVDVKILEPGIAVVITDGGVLYEGETTVPVERTVRGTWVTVRVDGEWRLVSQQTSPIKG, from the coding sequence ATGTCAGAGAAGGCCGCAACCCTCGTCGCGGGGGCCAAGCAATGGGCCACCTATTACGGAAAGTTCACACAAGGCGAGGAGAGCGTCGCGCTGACCGCTCCGCTGCGCGCCAGGGCCGCGTGGGACGCGAATGACGCCGACGCCTTCGCCGATCTCTTCACCGCCAACGGCAGCATCCTGGTCGACGACACGCAGTTGACCGATCCCGAGGCGATTCGGCTGTTCTTCAAGGAAGCCTTCGCCGGGGCGCTGCGCGGCACCACGCTGGTCATGGAGCCGGTCGACGTCAAGATCCTCGAGCCGGGCATCGCCGTGGTGATCACGGACGGCGGCGTGCTGTACGAGGGTGAGACCACGGTCCCCGTGGAGCGCACCGTGCGCGGCACCTGGGTGACCGTCCGGGTCGACGGCGAATGGCGGCTCGTTTCGCAGCAGACCAGTCCCATCAAGGGCTGA
- a CDS encoding DUF402 domain-containing protein, whose translation MSDGPSALTAGEVIVRRYFRGPHLSMAQAARVVRRSAHGLLLWVPIGSGFASLRCPDGSPMREEPIDRVAEAPLVTTSWRDRDVLMLVPPGRAHSVWWFFDRGRFEGWYVNLERPAVGWAAGTTAGLDTVDHTLDLLVAPDGTSRWKDEDEFHWATGRPGYWSADEARAVRAEGRRLRRAAAAGRFPFDGTWCDVRVDSLAPPMLDGELWRLRPAAWTLAAAA comes from the coding sequence GTGTCCGATGGCCCGAGCGCGCTGACTGCCGGCGAGGTCATCGTCCGCCGGTACTTCCGCGGGCCCCACCTGAGCATGGCCCAGGCCGCCAGGGTGGTGCGGCGGTCGGCGCACGGGCTCCTTCTGTGGGTCCCGATCGGGTCGGGCTTCGCGTCCCTTCGCTGCCCCGATGGGTCCCCCATGCGGGAGGAGCCGATCGATCGTGTCGCGGAGGCGCCGCTCGTCACGACCTCATGGCGCGACCGCGACGTGCTCATGCTCGTGCCGCCGGGGCGGGCGCACTCGGTGTGGTGGTTCTTCGACCGCGGTCGCTTCGAGGGCTGGTACGTCAACCTTGAGCGGCCGGCGGTGGGCTGGGCCGCCGGGACCACGGCCGGCCTCGACACGGTCGACCACACCCTCGACCTGCTTGTCGCTCCCGACGGCACCAGCCGGTGGAAGGACGAGGACGAGTTCCACTGGGCGACCGGCCGTCCGGGCTACTGGTCGGCCGACGAGGCGCGTGCGGTGCGCGCGGAGGGTCGCCGCCTGCGGCGCGCCGCCGCCGCGGGCCGGTTTCCCTTCGACGGGACTTGGTGCGATGTCCGGGTGGACTCGCTCGCTCCACCCATGCTGGACGGGGAGCTTTGGCGCTTGCGGCCCGCGGCGTGGACCCTCGCCGCCGCCGCGTGA
- a CDS encoding tannase/feruloyl esterase family alpha/beta hydrolase gives MLSVAMLITTGLIPIPAAAADVATLRPVRACAELVRTYDLPGAVTHVTAATVVPATATEPENCDVRGYVEPAVRFQLRLPITTYAGRYVQVGCGGFCGGVTAPPFTDCGLPHGGDVAVASTDGGHVGTTPLVFDDGKWAENNQTARDDFAFRAPHVVSLASKRVITAFYGAPPRKSYFSGCGREGLLLAQRYPHDFDGIVSGAPAGLWGPLFGVYQTWLAKVNTGADGKPILTAGKLPALHAAAVASCDRSDGLADGAIDDPRACRFNPASLTCPPGTDNADCLTTAQVEATKRLYAPPTDERGRKLYPAGQAVGSELAWYGWIIPAPELGGVSYAYALADNYLRYMAYPNGTPHSSVEKFTFTAREFDRLIPEGVRSNAMSTDLREFRRSGGKLVLWQGWADQAIPAPGTTDYYQRLTRASGGPAATQSWARLFMVPGFYHCYHGDKLTEYDPLRELVAWVERGASPDRTIATGRDADGKVFRTRPVFPYPLRAKYTGTGSIDDAANFVPAPPSKPVRDIVNWAGNDLYGLSGPVAP, from the coding sequence ATACTCAGCGTAGCGATGCTTATCACGACAGGCTTGATACCGATACCGGCGGCGGCAGCCGACGTAGCGACACTCCGCCCTGTGCGGGCCTGCGCCGAACTCGTGCGCACCTACGACCTGCCGGGCGCGGTCACCCACGTCACGGCGGCCACGGTCGTGCCGGCGACGGCGACCGAACCCGAGAACTGCGACGTCCGCGGTTATGTCGAACCTGCCGTGAGATTCCAGCTCAGGCTGCCCATCACGACCTACGCCGGCCGGTACGTGCAAGTCGGCTGCGGCGGCTTCTGCGGCGGCGTCACCGCCCCGCCATTCACGGACTGCGGGCTCCCGCATGGCGGTGACGTCGCGGTCGCGTCCACCGACGGCGGCCACGTCGGCACCACCCCGCTCGTGTTCGACGACGGGAAATGGGCGGAGAACAACCAAACCGCCCGTGACGACTTCGCCTTCCGCGCACCCCACGTGGTGTCCCTCGCCTCGAAGCGGGTCATCACCGCCTTCTATGGCGCCCCGCCAAGGAAGTCGTACTTCAGTGGCTGCGGGCGTGAGGGACTCCTGCTGGCGCAGCGCTACCCCCACGACTTCGACGGCATCGTCTCCGGCGCCCCGGCAGGCCTCTGGGGGCCGCTCTTCGGCGTCTACCAGACCTGGCTGGCCAAAGTGAACACCGGCGCCGACGGAAAACCGATCCTGACCGCCGGCAAACTCCCCGCACTGCACGCCGCCGCGGTCGCCTCCTGCGACCGGTCCGACGGCCTCGCCGACGGAGCCATCGACGACCCGCGCGCCTGCCGCTTCAACCCGGCCTCCCTCACCTGCCCGCCGGGCACGGACAACGCCGACTGTCTCACCACCGCACAGGTCGAGGCCACCAAGAGGCTCTACGCGCCGCCGACCGACGAGCGCGGCCGGAAGCTGTACCCGGCCGGTCAGGCCGTCGGCTCCGAACTCGCCTGGTACGGCTGGATCATCCCGGCCCCGGAACTCGGCGGCGTCTCGTACGCGTACGCGCTCGCCGACAACTACCTCAGGTACATGGCCTACCCGAACGGGACACCGCACTCGTCGGTCGAGAAGTTCACCTTCACCGCTCGTGAATTCGACCGCCTCATCCCCGAAGGCGTCCGCTCCAACGCGATGTCGACCGACCTGCGCGAATTCCGCCGCTCCGGCGGGAAACTCGTCCTCTGGCAAGGCTGGGCGGACCAGGCGATCCCGGCGCCCGGCACCACCGACTACTACCAGCGGCTGACCCGCGCCTCCGGCGGTCCCGCCGCGACACAGAGCTGGGCCCGGTTGTTCATGGTCCCCGGTTTCTACCACTGTTACCACGGCGACAAACTCACCGAGTACGACCCACTACGCGAGCTCGTCGCCTGGGTCGAACGCGGCGCCTCACCCGACCGCACCATCGCCACCGGCCGCGACGCCGACGGCAAGGTGTTCCGCACCCGCCCTGTGTTCCCGTACCCGCTCCGCGCGAAGTACACCGGAACCGGAAGCATCGACGACGCGGCCAACTTCGTCCCGGCACCGCCGTCGAAACCGGTACGCGACATCGTCAACTGGGCGGGGAACGACCTCTATGGCCTGTCCGGACCGGTCGCACCGTGA
- a CDS encoding propionyl-CoA synthetase — MGTYTETYRRSLEDADGFWLEAAKAIDWTRPPTKALDDANAPMYRWFSDGELNTSFNTLDRHVNAGHGDRTALIWDSPVTGSTRRYTYAELLDEVARFAGALASLGVAKGDRVLVYLPVVPEAVIAMLACARLGAVHSVVFGGFAPKELAARIDDAKPKVIVAASCGIEPTRTVEYQPIIDAALGVTSHQPDHVVYLQRERARAELGERDLDWTDVIRDASPAEPVPVAATDPLYILYTSGTTGKPKGVVRDTGGHAVALAWSMGAVYDIHPGDVWWAASDVGWVVGHSYIVYAPLLIGATTVLYEGKPVGTPDAGAFWRVIAEHGVNALFAAPTALRAIKKIDPDATELAKYDISRFRTLFMAGERLDPETYHWASGKLGVPVIDHWWQTETGWPIAANPRGLEPMPVKAGSSTKPVPGWDVRILDRAGGQLPAGEEGAIVITLPLPPGSLPTLWGADERYREEYLSQHPGYYLTGDSGYIDEDGYLFVMGRTDDVINVAGHRLSTGSIEAVLASHPAVAECAVIGIKDQLKGQLPRGFVVLKTGADIDDSTLSSELVALVRQDIGPFAAFRDVSIVEALPKTRSGKILRKTMRGIADGRTDPVPPTIEDPAVLEALRAVLCGS; from the coding sequence ATGGGCACGTATACCGAAACCTACCGTCGCAGCCTGGAAGATGCGGATGGCTTCTGGCTCGAAGCCGCCAAAGCGATCGACTGGACCCGCCCCCCGACCAAGGCACTGGACGACGCGAACGCGCCGATGTACCGCTGGTTTTCCGACGGCGAGCTGAACACCTCGTTCAACACACTCGACCGGCATGTCAACGCGGGCCACGGCGACCGGACGGCGTTGATCTGGGATTCGCCCGTCACCGGCTCCACCAGGCGGTACACCTACGCCGAACTGCTGGACGAAGTCGCGCGATTCGCCGGAGCCCTCGCCTCGCTCGGGGTCGCGAAGGGCGACCGCGTGCTCGTCTACCTGCCGGTGGTGCCCGAGGCCGTCATCGCCATGCTCGCCTGCGCGCGGCTCGGCGCGGTGCACTCTGTGGTGTTCGGCGGATTCGCGCCCAAGGAGCTGGCGGCGCGGATCGACGACGCCAAGCCGAAGGTGATCGTGGCGGCCTCGTGCGGGATCGAACCGACCAGGACCGTCGAGTACCAGCCGATCATCGACGCGGCTCTCGGAGTCACCTCGCATCAACCGGATCACGTCGTCTACCTTCAACGTGAGCGCGCTCGCGCCGAACTCGGCGAGCGGGACCTCGACTGGACGGACGTCATCCGGGACGCGTCGCCGGCGGAACCCGTGCCGGTCGCCGCGACCGATCCGCTGTACATCCTGTACACCTCCGGCACGACGGGGAAGCCGAAGGGCGTCGTGCGCGACACCGGCGGCCACGCGGTCGCGCTGGCCTGGTCGATGGGCGCGGTCTACGACATCCACCCCGGCGACGTCTGGTGGGCGGCCTCGGACGTCGGCTGGGTCGTCGGGCATTCTTACATCGTCTACGCGCCACTGCTGATCGGCGCCACGACCGTTCTGTACGAGGGGAAACCGGTCGGTACGCCCGATGCGGGCGCTTTCTGGCGGGTGATCGCCGAGCACGGGGTCAACGCGCTGTTCGCCGCACCGACCGCATTGCGGGCCATCAAGAAAATTGATCCGGACGCGACCGAACTGGCCAAATACGATATTTCACGATTCCGGACCTTGTTCATGGCAGGCGAACGGCTCGATCCGGAGACTTATCACTGGGCCAGCGGGAAACTGGGCGTTCCGGTCATCGATCACTGGTGGCAGACCGAGACCGGCTGGCCCATCGCGGCGAATCCGCGCGGTCTCGAACCCATGCCGGTCAAGGCCGGTTCTTCGACGAAACCCGTGCCAGGCTGGGACGTGCGCATTCTGGACCGGGCCGGTGGACAGCTCCCCGCCGGCGAAGAGGGCGCAATTGTGATCACCCTGCCGCTACCGCCGGGCTCACTGCCAACGCTGTGGGGCGCCGACGAGCGGTACCGTGAGGAATACCTCTCACAGCATCCCGGTTATTACCTCACCGGCGACTCCGGGTACATCGACGAGGACGGGTACCTGTTCGTAATGGGCCGGACGGATGACGTCATCAACGTCGCAGGTCACCGGCTGTCGACCGGCTCGATCGAAGCGGTGCTCGCCTCTCACCCTGCCGTGGCGGAATGCGCCGTGATCGGCATCAAAGACCAGCTCAAAGGCCAGTTGCCCCGGGGATTCGTGGTTCTGAAAACCGGAGCCGACATCGATGACAGCACGCTGAGCAGTGAATTGGTCGCACTGGTACGACAGGATATCGGGCCGTTCGCCGCCTTCCGCGACGTGTCCATTGTGGAGGCATTGCCCAAGACACGGTCCGGGAAGATCTTACGGAAAACCATGCGTGGTATCGCGGATGGGCGTACCGACCCGGTGCCTCCGACGATCGAGGATCCGGCCGTTCTCGAGGCGCTGCGCGCTGTCCTCTGTGGATCTTGA
- a CDS encoding amino acid adenylation domain-containing protein → MNDARTLDDWFTATVAEFGDLTALEVAGERFSYTELDALARGLAGVLIAEHGGAPARIGLLAARCPLAYAGYLAALRLGATVVPLNPAFPAARNAAITRAARLDLVLAQKDTPGYDDLPVPVVWADPRLDTFRAGADPVLPSSTAGPEDLAYILFTSGSTGTPKGVPIQHRNVSAYLDYVIPLYGLGPGARVSQIFDLTFDPSVRDMFLAWGSGATLVVPSGNDILAPVRFVNRARLTHWCSVPSVVSFAMRLRGLAPGSMPTLRWSVFCGEALTTSQAEAWQAAAPDSALENSYGPTEVTITCTGYRLPEQVGRWPRTANGTVPIGTMYPALETLIVGDDGTRSEDGELCVRGPQRFPGYLDPAENVGRFVTFDGERAGVYDGSAPLTEQHWYRTGDRVRVEDGQLVHYGRLDHQIKIRGYRVELGEIEAALRAQPGVRDAFVVAVAGLNGELDLEAAYTGVAQDAEVLLACLRTRLPNYMVPRGVTAFDRLPLNPNGKVDRAALAASLGAGD, encoded by the coding sequence ATGAACGACGCCCGTACGCTCGATGACTGGTTCACCGCCACCGTGGCGGAGTTCGGTGACCTGACCGCCTTGGAGGTGGCAGGCGAACGGTTCAGCTATACCGAGCTCGACGCCTTGGCGAGAGGGCTGGCCGGGGTGCTGATCGCCGAGCATGGCGGTGCGCCGGCGAGGATCGGGCTGCTGGCCGCGCGCTGCCCGCTGGCCTACGCGGGATATCTCGCGGCGCTACGGCTCGGCGCCACGGTCGTTCCCTTGAACCCGGCGTTCCCGGCGGCCCGTAATGCCGCGATCACCCGAGCGGCCCGCCTTGACCTGGTGCTGGCGCAAAAGGACACGCCTGGGTATGACGATTTGCCGGTGCCCGTCGTGTGGGCCGATCCCCGGTTGGACACGTTCCGTGCGGGCGCCGACCCCGTCCTGCCCAGCTCGACGGCCGGTCCGGAGGATCTCGCTTATATCCTCTTCACCTCGGGTTCCACTGGGACGCCGAAAGGTGTGCCGATTCAGCACCGCAACGTTTCCGCCTATCTCGACTACGTGATCCCCTTGTACGGCTTGGGTCCGGGCGCGCGGGTCTCGCAGATCTTCGACCTCACCTTCGACCCGTCCGTGCGCGACATGTTCCTCGCGTGGGGCTCGGGTGCGACGTTGGTGGTGCCCAGCGGCAACGACATTCTCGCGCCGGTGCGGTTCGTGAATCGGGCGCGCTTGACGCATTGGTGCTCGGTGCCCTCCGTGGTTTCGTTCGCGATGCGGCTGCGCGGCCTCGCTCCCGGCAGCATGCCGACCTTGCGGTGGAGCGTGTTCTGCGGCGAGGCGCTGACCACGAGCCAGGCGGAGGCGTGGCAGGCCGCGGCTCCGGACAGCGCGTTGGAGAACAGCTACGGCCCCACCGAAGTGACCATCACCTGTACCGGATACCGCCTGCCGGAACAGGTCGGGCGATGGCCGCGCACGGCGAACGGCACCGTCCCCATCGGAACCATGTACCCGGCACTGGAGACCTTGATCGTCGGTGACGACGGGACGCGCTCGGAGGACGGCGAACTGTGCGTGCGCGGGCCGCAACGGTTCCCGGGTTACCTGGACCCCGCCGAGAACGTCGGCCGGTTCGTCACGTTCGACGGTGAACGCGCCGGCGTTTACGACGGCTCGGCGCCCTTGACCGAACAGCACTGGTACCGCACTGGAGACCGGGTACGAGTCGAGGACGGCCAGCTCGTCCACTACGGCAGGCTCGACCACCAGATCAAAATCCGCGGCTACCGAGTGGAGCTCGGCGAGATCGAAGCAGCTCTCCGGGCGCAACCAGGCGTGCGAGACGCGTTCGTCGTCGCCGTGGCCGGCTTGAACGGTGAGTTGGACCTCGAAGCCGCATACACCGGCGTCGCACAGGATGCCGAGGTACTCCTCGCCTGCCTGAGGACGAGGCTGCCCAACTACATGGTGCCGCGTGGTGTGACGGCATTCGATCGGCTGCCGCTCAACCCGAACGGCAAAGTGGATCGAGCCGCATTGGCCGCCAGCCTCGGCGCGGGCGACTGA
- a CDS encoding acyl-CoA dehydrogenase codes for MPESPYTCDAPTGGPEIWAALGAADALRSAYRGGDPALGVDPAGIGHLLSEVDAQASVGATLSLCVQLATAVPLLATGSGPSEAALADALAGNSVTALAATDTNAGSDLTALGTEVTIGDRELVLNGGKRWITNATQADQILVLARHRPGRHFTNFTWVLVPASAPGVTARRADTELFAGAGVGQLTFEDVRLPREHLVGRPGRGLAAFARQIAVERLAGALWAVALCRRALAATKTRLEDSARSDEPLWRHDGIRQRFATCVVAVRQLHALCQELGDRVASGHDTAAAALLKAGAGMTVERVLAECAQLQGADGFATGGAQWLRAQAAVFGIGGGATEVVLSAVADSADMLLAETA; via the coding sequence TTGCCTGAGTCGCCTTATACGTGTGACGCGCCGACCGGCGGGCCCGAGATCTGGGCCGCGCTTGGCGCGGCCGACGCTCTGCGCTCGGCGTATCGGGGCGGCGATCCGGCCCTTGGCGTGGATCCCGCGGGCATCGGCCACCTGCTGTCCGAAGTGGACGCCCAGGCGAGCGTGGGGGCCACTCTGTCGCTGTGCGTCCAGCTAGCCACCGCCGTGCCGCTGCTCGCCACCGGCTCAGGCCCGTCCGAAGCGGCGCTGGCGGACGCGCTCGCCGGGAACTCGGTGACCGCATTGGCCGCCACGGACACCAATGCGGGATCGGACCTGACCGCGCTCGGCACCGAGGTGACCATCGGCGACCGCGAGCTGGTGCTCAACGGCGGGAAGCGCTGGATCACCAACGCCACCCAGGCCGACCAGATCCTGGTGCTGGCCCGCCACCGCCCAGGACGGCATTTCACCAACTTCACCTGGGTCCTCGTACCGGCTTCGGCCCCTGGGGTGACAGCGCGCCGCGCGGACACCGAACTGTTCGCGGGCGCCGGCGTCGGTCAGCTGACCTTCGAGGACGTGCGGTTGCCCCGCGAGCACCTGGTCGGCAGGCCAGGCCGGGGACTGGCCGCCTTCGCCCGCCAGATCGCGGTGGAACGGCTCGCCGGTGCCCTGTGGGCGGTCGCGCTGTGCCGGCGCGCGCTGGCCGCCACGAAGACAAGGCTCGAGGACTCCGCGCGGTCCGATGAGCCGCTGTGGCGACACGACGGCATTCGGCAGCGGTTTGCCACGTGCGTGGTGGCGGTGCGGCAATTGCACGCGCTGTGCCAGGAACTCGGTGACCGGGTGGCGAGCGGGCATGACACCGCGGCCGCCGCGTTGCTGAAGGCCGGCGCGGGGATGACCGTCGAACGGGTGCTGGCGGAATGCGCCCAGCTGCAAGGAGCCGACGGATTCGCGACCGGCGGCGCGCAGTGGCTTCGCGCCCAGGCCGCGGTCTTCGGGATCGGCGGCGGGGCCACCGAGGTCGTGCTGTCCGCGGTCGCGGACTCGGCGGACATGCTGCTGGCGGAGACAGCCTAG